One window of Epinephelus fuscoguttatus linkage group LG9, E.fuscoguttatus.final_Chr_v1 genomic DNA carries:
- the LOC125894920 gene encoding alpha-1A adrenergic receptor-like produces the protein MSLSTDNVTNLWKNGSSELGGTPGASYPVNFTNSSGGNHTEVDLTRAIPLGLVLGAFIVFAIAGNILVILSVMCNRHLRTPTNYFIINLAIADLLLGTTVLPVSATLEILDYWVFGRIFCDIWAAVDVLCCTASIMSLCVISIDRYIGVSHPLQYPCIVTEKRALLAMLGVWVLSVVISIGPLLGWKQPPSPDDTECPITEEPFYALFSSLGSFYIPLIVILAMYCRVYIVAKRTTKNLEAGVMRERMNSGELTLRIHKGSQVHEEPGSSGTGKGRAHQARSSLTVKLLKFSREKKAAKTLGVVVGMFTLCWLPFFLALPIGSFNVNLRPPDVLFKVIFWLGYFNSCLNPIIYPCYNREFKLAFIRILRCQWSQRKRPGWRAYNYRSSNFSSSGHSRKSSADHNSSCLNGSQRTLPSSASPSPSYLSQGLPPCPEGETLYIWGASTPTPSTPNLLPGSPADCQAGALRGEGRGGKPAEETTGGIFSFSFGKNKDRGGINKDSMVPDDKV, from the exons ATGAGTCTGAGCACTGACAATGTCACAAACTTGTGGAAAAATGGTTCCTCGGAACTCGGCGGGACTCCGGGCGCGTCCTACCCGGTCAACTTCACCAACAGCTCCGGGGGGAACCACACGGAGGTGGACCTCACCCGAGCCATCCCGCTCGGCTTGGTGCTGGGGGCTTTCATCGTGTTCGCAATCGCAGGCAACATCCTCGTCATCCTCTCGGTGATGTGCAACAGGCACCTGCGGACACCGACGAACTACTTCATTATCAACCTGGCCATCGCCGACCTGCTGCTGGGCACCACGGTGCTGCCGGTGTCCGCCACTCTGGAGATCTTAGACTACTGGGTGTTCGGCAGGATCTTCTGTGACATTTGGGCGGCGGTGGATGTGCTGTGCTGCACCGCGTCCATCATGAGCCTGTGCGTAATATCCATCGACCGCTACATCGGAGTGAGCCACCCGCTGCAGTACCCGTGTATCGTTACGGAGAAGCGGGCTCTGCTGGCCATGCTCGGGGTGTGGGTGCTGTCGGTGGTCATCTCCATCGGACCTTTGCTCGGGTGGAAGCAGCCGCCGTCGCCGGACGACACGGAGTGCCCCATCACCGAGGAGCCATTTTACGCGCTCTTCTCCTCCCTCGGCTCCTTCTACATCCCTCTCATCGTTATTCTGGCCATGTACTGCCGGGTGTATATAGTCGCCAAACGGACCACTAAGAACCTGGAAGCTGGTGTGATGCGCGAGAGGATGAACTCCGGTGAGCTGACACTCAGGATCCACAAGGGCTCTCAGGTGCACGAGGAGCCCGGTAGTTCAGGCACCGGCAAGGGCCGCGCACACCAAGCGAGGAGTTCCCTCACGGTGAAACTTCTGAAATTCTCCCGGGAGAAGAAAGCGGCAAAAACTTTGGGAGTTGTGGTCGGCATGTTTACGCTTTGTTGGCTGCCCTTCTTCCTCGCCTTACCCATAG GGTCTTTTAATGTGAACTTGCGTCCACCTGATGTCCTCTTCAAAGTGATCTTCTGGCTGGGCTACTTCAACAGCTGCCTGAACCCCATCATCTACCCCTGCTACAACCGAGAGTTCAAGCTGGCCTTCATCCGCATTCTACGATGCCAGTGGTCCCAGCGCAAACGTCCCGGCTGGAGGGCCTACAATTATCGCTCCTCCAACTTCAGCTCCTCCGGACACTCACGCAAAAGCTCAGCGGATCATAACTCCAGCTGCTTGAATGGCAGCCAGCGCACTCTGCCCTCCTCAGCCAGTCCGAGCCCAAGCTACCTGAGCCAGGGTCTCCCACCTTGTCCTGAAGGGGAAACATTATACATCTGGGGGGCCAGCACCCCAACTCCCTCCACACCCAATCTGCTGCCTGGCAGCCCTGCAGACTGCCAGGCAGGAGCTCTAAGAGgggaaggaagaggagggaaaCCAGCTGAGGAGACTACTGGTGgcattttctctttctcctttggGAAGAATAAAGACAGGGGCGGGATCAACAAGGACAGCATGGTGCCTGATGACAAGGTGTGA